From a region of the Zingiber officinale cultivar Zhangliang chromosome 4B, Zo_v1.1, whole genome shotgun sequence genome:
- the LOC121977889 gene encoding uncharacterized protein LOC121977889, which produces MWRSLALRTLIRSAAAFTPSCSAFLPSRPASCLDVVRFRSDTSAKALVFEVDLDPEGGSGPSEIEVLRRHRIVDELMHFMVVSQFAPDWLPFVPGGSFWVPSQKPRPHVSEVITSFEHVSSEDWKLRKPLSKEEELSFTTERGWPSSAYFFEGPSSSQAKRPQKSAEPQTDDEDN; this is translated from the exons ATGTGGCGATCTCTCGCCTTGCGAACCCTAATACGGTCGGCGGCAGCCTTCACGCCGTCATGCTCAGCCTTCCTCCCCTCCCGCCCCGCCTCCTGCCTCGACGTGGTTCGCTTCCGATCCGATACCTCCGCCAAGGCGCTCGTCTTCGAGGTCGATCTCGACCCCGAGGGCGGGTCCGGACCGAGCGAGATTGAAGTCCTGCGGAGGCACCGCATCGTTGACGAACTTATGCACTTCATGGTCGTCAGCCAGTTCGCCCCCGATTGGCTTCCGTTCGTCCCCGGCGGATCCTTTTGGGTTCCGTCCCAGAAGCCACGCCCCCATGTCTCCGAGGTCATCACCAGCTTTGAGCATGTCAGTAGTGAGGATTGGAAGCTCAGAAAACCGCTCTCGAAGGAGGAGGAGTTGTCATTCACCACCGAAAGGGGTTGGCCCTCTTCAGCCTATTTTTTCGAGG GTCCATCATCTTCACAAGCAAAGAGACCACAAAAATCTGCCGAGCCACAAACTGACGATGAAGACAACTGA